The segment TACTAAAACTAAGCGGAGAAGCTCTTGCCGGTGAACAAGGCTTCGGCATCAATCCAACCGTCATTAAATCCGTGTCTCAACAAGTAAAAGAACTAACCGAACTTGGTGTAGAAGTAGCGGTTGTTGTAGGTGGAGGTAACATCTGGAGAGGAAAAGTGGGCAGTGAAATGGGCATGGACCGTGCGTCAGCAGACTACATGGGCATGCTTGCAACAGTCATGAATTCCTTGGCACTTCAAGACAGCCTGGAAAACTCTGGTGTTCAGACTCGCGTACAGACTTCCATTGAAATGCGCCAGGTTGCAGAACCTTACATAAGAAGAAAGGCGATTCGCCACTTGGAAAAGAAGCGCGTGGTCATCTTTGCAGCAGGTACAGGGAATCCTTACTTCTCCACAGACACAACTGCAGCATTACGTGCAGCTGAAATCGAAGCGGATGTTATTCTTATGGCAAAGAACAATGTGGATGGAGTGTACAGCGCAGATCCTTCCATTGACGCAACAGCGACAAAGTATGATACTTTATCTTATCTAGATGTTTTACGTGAAGGACTGGCTGTGATGGACTCCACTGCATCTTCCTTATGTATGGACAACGATATACCAATCATCGTTTTCTCCATCATGGAAGAAGGAAATATCAAACGAGTAGTATTAGGTGAAAATATCGGAACGATTGTGAGGGGGAAATAATTATGGCAACTCAAGTTATTGCTCAAACGAAAGACAGAATGGAAAAAGCGGTACAAGCTTATTCCAGAGAATTAGCGACAATCCGTGCAGGGCGTGCTAGTGCTGCATTATTGGACAAAGTAACAGTCGATTATTATGGTGCTCCAACTCCAGTTAATCAATTGGCTTCTATGAATGTACCCGAAGCAAGACTTCTAGTGGTTCAACCTTATGATAAATCTTCATTGGGGGATATCGAAAAAGCAATCATCAAAGCAGACCTAGGATTAAATCCATCCAATGATGGTTCAGTGATCCGTATTTCCATTCCTGCTTTGACTGAAGAAAGACGTAAGGAACTAGTTAAACAGATCAAGAAAATATCCGAAGAAGCTAAAGTGGGAATCCGCAATATTCGTCGTGATGGAAATGATGATCTGAAGAAACTTGAAAAGAACGGTGAGATCACAGAAGACGAATTACGCGGCTATACGGATGACATCCAGAAGCAGACAGATGCGTTTATCGCTAAGGTTGATTCCGTTACAAAAGAAAAAGAAAAAGAAATCATGGAAGTATAAGCGATTTACATGTAAAATAGAAAGATGGAAAGACCCTCTAATGTTTACAGGGGGTTTTTTTGTTAATACTGTTACTATAAATGGACTGAAGCCTTTTTGGTACATCTGTTTATTTTTAATGGAGGATTTTTATGCTGAAGAAAATACAAGAGTGGAGAGGCAAAGAAACCTCTAAATCGCTTAGCTTGAAAGAAGAAATCGAGAAGCACCCCATTCCGGAACATATAGCCGTTATCATGGATGGAAACGGGAGATGGGCAAAAAAGCGTGCACTCCCGAGAGTAGCCGGACATCATGAAGGAATGAAAACCGTAAGGAAAATCACTAAGGCGGCAAATGGCCTAGGTGTAAAAGTTCTGACTATGTATGCTTTCTCTACGGAAAACTGGAAAAGACCCAAGCTTGAAGTGGATTTTCTTATGAAACTGCCAGAAGAGTTCTTAGGGACATTTCTACCAGAACTAATGGAGGAAAATGTGCAAGTCAGGCTTATGGGGAACAAATCCGACCTACCCGAACACACACTGCGTGCGGTTGAAAATGCAATCGAGAAGACAAAGGATAATACTGGACTTATTCTCAACTTTGCATTAAATTATGGGGGGCGTGACGAGATCCTACGTGCCGTCAAAGATGTAGCTGCTGCTATCAAAGATAACGAGCTATCAACCGATCAATTAACAGAAGAGATGTTTTCCGAATATCTTTTCAGCAATTTATTACCAGATCCAGATCTTCTCATACGTACAAGTGGGGAAATACGATTAAGCAATTTCATGCTATGGCAATTGGCATATGCTGAATTTTATTTTACAGACGTACTATGGCCTGATTTTGATGAAAACCACTTATATGAGGCAATTAACAGTTTTCAAATGCGCGGGCGAAGATTTGGTGGTATATAAGAAGGTGTTGGACATACAATGAAACAAAGAATCATTACAGCTGCCATTGCAGCAGCGGTCTTTTTACCAATCGTTATCTATGGGAATTTCCCTTTTGTCATTCTCATCTATATTTTGGCATCTGTCGGTCTATTTGAAGCAATGAGAATGAAGCAGATGTCTATAGCAAGTGTACCAGGTGTACTTTCCTTGCTACTATTATGGTTTCTATTGATCCCTTCGGAAATGGTATCAGGATTGGTTTTAACTAAAATGGAATTTTTGCTTCTTATTTTGCTGTTATTACTTTCCTATACGGTTCTTTCTAAGAATAAATTCACCTTTGATGATGTTGGCTTTTTGCTAATTTCAACATTATATGTAGGGTTAGGATTCTACTATTTCATAGAAATCAGGGAACTTGCTCTTTCTTATGTGTTTTTTGCCTTATTCGTAATTTGGACAACCGACTCAGGGGCATATTTCATTGGTAAGTCAATGGGGAAAACAAAATTGTGGCCTGATATCAGTCCCAATAAGACGGTGGAGGGTTCTCTTGGCGGGGTAATATGTGCGGTTATTGTGGCAATTGCTTTTCAATTAATCGTCGGATTCGAACATTCCATGCTCATTACCATCTTGATTGCATGCCTGCTTTCCGTTTTTGGACAAATTGGCGATTTGGTAGAGTCTGCTTTAAAAAGGCATTACAAAATTAAGGACTCAGGTTCCATTCTACCTGGGCACGGTGGTATCTTGGATCGCTTTGACAGCCTTCTTTTCGTATTACCGCTTTTACATTTTATACATATCTTTCTTTTCTGACACATTTGGTAGAAGAAGGTTCTTGTTTGGAGAGGTGAGTGTTGGTGAGGAAAATCAGTTTATTGGGAGCATCAGGCTCAATAGGGATACAAACAATAGATGTAATAAGACAGCATAACGATCAATTTCAGTTACTGGCCTTCAGTGTAGGCGGCAATATTAAAGTGGCACAAGAATTAATCAAGGAATTTTCTCCTGTTCTCGTCTCCGTCCAAACGAAGGTGGATTGCGAAACGTTAAAACGGCAATTCGCTTCCACACAAACCCGTTTTGTTTATGGAGAAGAAGGGCTGGTCGAAGTGGCGACCCTAAAAGAGGTAGATGTTTTGGTGAATGCCGTGATGGGAAGCGTTGGACTTGTTCCTACATTACATGCCATCGAAAGTAAAAAGGTAATTGCCCTTGCCAACAAGGAGACCCTTGTTACTGCAGGCCATATTGTAATGGCAGCTGCGAGGAAGCATCATGTACCAATCTTACCGGTCGATAGTGAACATTCAGCCATTTATCAATGCCTGCAAGGAGAGCAGGAAAAGAATATCGAAAGTCTCATTTTGACAGCGTCAGGCGGAAGCTTTCGCGACCGGACAAAGGAACAATTGAAGGGGGTAACAAGGGAAGATGCCCTCAATCACCCGAACTGGTCCATGGGAGCAAAAATTACGATCGACTCAGCCACGATGATGAATAAGGGGTTGGAGGTAATAGAAGCCCATTGGCTATTTGATATCCCTTATAATGATATCCAAGTGGTTCTCCATAGGGAAAGTGTCATCCATTCCATGGTGGAATTTCATGATACGAGTATCATTGCACAGTTGGGAACACCGGATA is part of the Sutcliffiella sp. FSL R7-0096 genome and harbors:
- the pyrH gene encoding UMP kinase, which encodes MAQAKYQRIVLKLSGEALAGEQGFGINPTVIKSVSQQVKELTELGVEVAVVVGGGNIWRGKVGSEMGMDRASADYMGMLATVMNSLALQDSLENSGVQTRVQTSIEMRQVAEPYIRRKAIRHLEKKRVVIFAAGTGNPYFSTDTTAALRAAEIEADVILMAKNNVDGVYSADPSIDATATKYDTLSYLDVLREGLAVMDSTASSLCMDNDIPIIVFSIMEEGNIKRVVLGENIGTIVRGK
- the frr gene encoding ribosome recycling factor; amino-acid sequence: MATQVIAQTKDRMEKAVQAYSRELATIRAGRASAALLDKVTVDYYGAPTPVNQLASMNVPEARLLVVQPYDKSSLGDIEKAIIKADLGLNPSNDGSVIRISIPALTEERRKELVKQIKKISEEAKVGIRNIRRDGNDDLKKLEKNGEITEDELRGYTDDIQKQTDAFIAKVDSVTKEKEKEIMEV
- a CDS encoding isoprenyl transferase, with protein sequence MLKKIQEWRGKETSKSLSLKEEIEKHPIPEHIAVIMDGNGRWAKKRALPRVAGHHEGMKTVRKITKAANGLGVKVLTMYAFSTENWKRPKLEVDFLMKLPEEFLGTFLPELMEENVQVRLMGNKSDLPEHTLRAVENAIEKTKDNTGLILNFALNYGGRDEILRAVKDVAAAIKDNELSTDQLTEEMFSEYLFSNLLPDPDLLIRTSGEIRLSNFMLWQLAYAEFYFTDVLWPDFDENHLYEAINSFQMRGRRFGGI
- a CDS encoding phosphatidate cytidylyltransferase, whose translation is MKQRIITAAIAAAVFLPIVIYGNFPFVILIYILASVGLFEAMRMKQMSIASVPGVLSLLLLWFLLIPSEMVSGLVLTKMEFLLLILLLLLSYTVLSKNKFTFDDVGFLLISTLYVGLGFYYFIEIRELALSYVFFALFVIWTTDSGAYFIGKSMGKTKLWPDISPNKTVEGSLGGVICAVIVAIAFQLIVGFEHSMLITILIACLLSVFGQIGDLVESALKRHYKIKDSGSILPGHGGILDRFDSLLFVLPLLHFIHIFLF
- the dxr gene encoding 1-deoxy-D-xylulose-5-phosphate reductoisomerase, which codes for MRKISLLGASGSIGIQTIDVIRQHNDQFQLLAFSVGGNIKVAQELIKEFSPVLVSVQTKVDCETLKRQFASTQTRFVYGEEGLVEVATLKEVDVLVNAVMGSVGLVPTLHAIESKKVIALANKETLVTAGHIVMAAARKHHVPILPVDSEHSAIYQCLQGEQEKNIESLILTASGGSFRDRTKEQLKGVTREDALNHPNWSMGAKITIDSATMMNKGLEVIEAHWLFDIPYNDIQVVLHRESVIHSMVEFHDTSIIAQLGTPDMRVPIQYALTYPDRLPHPTGKRLNFLEVGKLHFEKMDFDRFRCLEYAFEAGKAGGTMTTVLNAANEVAVDAFLNGKIDFLTIETFIENAMSKHSLQMNPDLETIKEVDLETRQYVRSLID